One window of Siniperca chuatsi isolate FFG_IHB_CAS linkage group LG15, ASM2008510v1, whole genome shotgun sequence genomic DNA carries:
- the ccdc28b gene encoding coiled-coil domain-containing protein 28B isoform X1: MEDKRKKRSPKVSLPQPPPPPINPRKLTVLPASKSATFSLGLPQPPSPKNRGKFKRSIGAPGQPKEVFTAVVAPPKTTRPHKEKPRPPQPAGPSKVVQSSPLQHSFLTDVSDVREMEGGLLNLLNDFHSGKLQAFGKVCSFEQLEHVREMQEKLARLHFSLDSHVEELSEDQRKCASDHNLEHLLCNLEELSTSIQKLHLAENQDLPKTSGP, from the exons atggaaGACAAACGCAAAAAGCGGAGCCCAAAGGTGTCTCTTCCCcagccccctcctccccccatcAACCCCCGCAAACTCACCGTCCTGCCAGCCAGCAAAAGTGCCACCTTCTCTCTCGGCCTGCCGCAGCCCCCCTCCCCCAAGAACAGAGGCAAGTTTAAGCGGTCCATAGGAGCACCAGGACAGCCCAAAGAGGTGTTCACAGCCGTCGTAGCTCCACCAAAGACCACCAG GCCCCACAAAGAGAAGCCCAGGCCCCCCCAGCCTGCAGGACCCAGCAAAGTAGTCCAGTCTTCCCCCCTGCAGCACTCCTTTCTCACCGATGTCTCAGAcgtgagagagatggagggaggccTCCTCAACCTCCTCAACGACTTCCACTCAGGCAAACTACAGGCTTTTG GTAAGGTGTGCTCCTTTGAGCAGCTGGAGCATGTGCGTGAGATGCAGGAGAAGCTGGCACGGCTGCACTTCAGCCTCGACAGCCACGTGGAGGAGCTTTCGGAGGACCAGAGGAAGTGCGCCTCTGACCACAACCTGGAGCACCTGCTCTGTAAC CTGGAGGAGCTCAGCACCTCAAT ACAAAAGCTCCACTTGGCTGAGAACCAGGACCTGCCCAAGACATCTGGTCCCTGA
- the ccdc28b gene encoding coiled-coil domain-containing protein 28B isoform X2 has translation MEDKRKKRSPKVSLPQPPPPPINPRKLTVLPASKSATFSLGLPQPPSPKNRGKFKRSIGAPGQPKEVFTAVVAPPKTTRPHKEKPRPPQPAGPSKVVQSSPLQHSFLTDVSDVREMEGGLLNLLNDFHSGKLQAFGKVCSFEQLEHVREMQEKLARLHFSLDSHVEELSEDQRKCASDHNLEHLLCNTKAPLG, from the exons atggaaGACAAACGCAAAAAGCGGAGCCCAAAGGTGTCTCTTCCCcagccccctcctccccccatcAACCCCCGCAAACTCACCGTCCTGCCAGCCAGCAAAAGTGCCACCTTCTCTCTCGGCCTGCCGCAGCCCCCCTCCCCCAAGAACAGAGGCAAGTTTAAGCGGTCCATAGGAGCACCAGGACAGCCCAAAGAGGTGTTCACAGCCGTCGTAGCTCCACCAAAGACCACCAG GCCCCACAAAGAGAAGCCCAGGCCCCCCCAGCCTGCAGGACCCAGCAAAGTAGTCCAGTCTTCCCCCCTGCAGCACTCCTTTCTCACCGATGTCTCAGAcgtgagagagatggagggaggccTCCTCAACCTCCTCAACGACTTCCACTCAGGCAAACTACAGGCTTTTG GTAAGGTGTGCTCCTTTGAGCAGCTGGAGCATGTGCGTGAGATGCAGGAGAAGCTGGCACGGCTGCACTTCAGCCTCGACAGCCACGTGGAGGAGCTTTCGGAGGACCAGAGGAAGTGCGCCTCTGACCACAACCTGGAGCACCTGCTCTGTAAC ACAAAAGCTCCACTTGGCTGA